GAACTCGAATTATTCACCACGTAAACATCACTTGTAAGCGCAAAATTTTAAGTATAAATTTGCAAGGACATTACGATAGTTGTAAATAACCACATATGCATACCTACATAATactatgtgcatatatgtgcgcACGCCGTTTATTCCCCTACGATATCAATCCCGCGAACCACTGACACACCCCCAAAAGGGATGAATACGCGGCATAAGTAGGAAACTCAAAGAAAAGGCCCAAACCATGAACTTTTCCAATAAAGGATCTCAAttcaaaaaggtaaaaaataaagtacaaaaaaaaaaaaagtacaaaaagcTCCAAAGGTAAACATGATGGAAGAAGAGcctatttcaaaaatgtagaccTGCAAGAATATTTAAAACCAGTGCAATTCGTTAGTGGAGGTTTTctcaataataaaaaggatgtACCATCAGCACAACAGGACGCAAATAAATTGAACTCCACCTTGAGTGACGATGATTCAGATGACTTCAACAAGTACGACGTCTTTAAACATTTCACCTTTGATTTCAATTTTGACAAAAAGAAGGATGAAAatgattttataaaaagtaatttaaaaaagtataacCTGAAGCAACTCaaagaaaaggacaaaaagttttttgaaatatatgGATTAgggtttaaaattttaaggaAAATGGGTTATCAAGATGGCAttgggaacaaaataaaaacaaacattGCTCCTATagaacttcaaaaaaagcATGTAACCTTTTTAGAAGAAAAGCCACAAGAAAATTCGAATGATTCCAGTTCTGATGTTGACTTATACACACAGCAAAGTTATattgacatttttaatgaacaattatatagaaaaaacttgtggaaaaaaaagcataaatataACAAGTTCTGGAGCTTtaagaagacaaaaaattgggTTACGACGCAGTTAAAATATAACGCCTCCATTAATCCAAATTTTCAATTATACCATGATGGTGATAAATCCGATGACGAACAAGCTAATAATTTACGAAACACGCAAAACATGCTCTTTgatcatattaaaaatatcacaCTCCAATATTGtgatgttgtaaaaaaacaacaagaGGTTGAAACTAAATTAAGGAACTACCACAGTTCTGGTTTTCAGAAGGATATTTACAAGATAcacgttttaattttaaaaaatatcctAACGTATAAGTACTTGCTAAATTTGCACACCACGCTGGCCTACCCCTCTCTCTTTAACAACGCAACGTTTAATGAATACCTTTTTAGGGTTAAGCGACATGAGCTCAAAATAGAGGAAGATGATGGTGGCAATCGCGCTGATCAAAATGCTGAGCATTGTGCTGATCATTCCGTTGATCAATATGCTGAGCATTATGATGATGGGGATGCACACCCAAGGGGTCATCAATACGTGTGTAACTCCCCCAAAGGTGGAAGAACCACGAAATTGATAAATATCCAACCCAAGCATTTAACTAACCCATATAGCGAAGGAGGGGCAggcgaaaagggaaacaaaacaTATTGGGACCTCAACTATAGTAAGTCTCTCACCTTTGAAGAAAAgctaaataatttattaacaagTAATTATAAGCTATTATGCCAAAACAAATACTTCAAAAGTGCCCCCAAAACAGTCggtgcttcttcacattaCACTGGAACATACAAAACGATGGATGACTTACAACACATATTCGATTTaataaacattaaaaatatcgaaattgaaaagggaaaagatcCGTTACTCTTGAGTGACCTGTACACctctgtattttttatttacgaAAATTCGCAATTCTTGTATCTGAACATCCGCGTGTCACGGTTTTTCTTGGAGTTCCTTcgcatttattttcacaacAACAAGGAACTAATAAAGAAACAGTTTCTCTGTGATGACAAGGACGTTGAAGAAGCAAGCACGACAATTTGGGaaaattccaaaaaaatttttagttCGGAAAGTTCGAAAATCTCGGATAGTTTGAAAAGTTCGGAAAGTTCGAAAATCTCGGAAAGTTTGAAAAATTCGGAAAGTTCGAAAATCTCGGAAAATTCGAAAAGCTCAGAAAGTTTGGAAAACTCCCAACATCGCGAAGCTCACAGCGAAGCAACGCAAAATGCACCGACCGCAAAGGATGAAGAAGTTTCCCCCAGTGAACAGGCCCCACCTCACACGAGCAGCCAAAACAAGCAACCCACGTTTAACcaaaatgacataaaatatataatatgcttaaaaaaaattgttctaaTGGGAGCGGAGCAAAACAGTATGATAGAATatcgaaaaattgaaaaaaaatttgacaaCATAATATACTATACGTATGTGTACCCCGCATtgtataggaaaaaatttccagaACTTTACAATCatttaaaactttttaagGACGCCATCAATATaagatattataaaaatatattaacactttttattgaaaaaagaataatgtCCAACGTGGAAAACATCGAAAATGGCGAAATACAGGAACACACTCTACAAgacgtacaaaaaaaactatcCATTCTGTTTGATATTAACAAACAGTTTGACATTGACTCCAACTTATCTAGATACTACacacattatatatttccctatttgcaaaaatttgatCTATCAGAAAATTATATAGAACTCATCAAATTAGCACTCatggaaaatatatacaaaaaggaaattttcgaAACTGTTGTAAAAAGGATAATTTGTGAATTAATTGACATAGATTTTGTGAACGACGATTTTGTGCAACGCCTTCGTAAAGTTATGATACTACACAAGTGCGTAGACGACACAATCGTCTTTCTCATCTttaaagtatattttttttacaatttttcgaAGCACGTATGTGATTATCTGAGAGAGCTTAACGCGtcatatgtacaaaaaaatgaactaaaAAATAGcgcgcacaaaatggaagctCTCTTTGCTCCAGAGGAAGGCGTCCCAAGCGAGGAACTAAAAAAGCTAATgctaacaaataaaaaaaaagaaatttacgAAACctttaaaaaggtgaaagacgtttttgaaaataatttaatgaaaGATAATTCCATAAAAAACATCATGTTCAGCATAttaaatgtgataaaaaCGTACCTATTGCAAGAGAAAATTGTTACCTTCCCCGTCGAAATGGTGCTAGACTTTGacaaaagtaaaatttgttcagaTGATAATCTAAATTACTATTACTTATATAAGGATATAAAAATTCCAGTTCCTCTTTACGCCGTTCCACAAAGAATTAATAAGGtatttgaaataaattatatgcccaatgtaagaaaaaatcacatgACAGATGAATCAAAAAGTAGCTATGTATTTTCTccgaaaaaatatgtcaatTTGATGAACAAAATAGAAGATGACGTAAATCAATATAGAAGAAACTCGCAAGATGACGAAAATATGAACGTAAAGAATTATATAGAAACGTATTGCGTACAAAATGATAtcctatttttgcaaaaaaatgatcgtAAAATAAACGGAAATGTAGTCTATTCGATTAACAATCTTTCCATATATATTAGCAACAATATTATATACCTTTATGAAAATCACGAATGGAAGCCAACCCTGTTACGCGATCTGTTGGCAAaattttagcaaaattttcacaCCACATTAAAATGGGCCGCAACAAAATTTGCAACATTATTCTCATGAAGGagtgcctccttttttgttggcAACTccgatttgtttttctcccttcgCAGATTTATTCCCAACCACCACCACAATCGTTTAAGAAGTGTTTTTGTTGCATGCTGTGAATGTATGcttgttgtaattttttctgtatcttcctatttttttttttttttaatttgttatatcttttccctatattttttgcacaattcataaaattgtgttccatttttgtgcaaagaaaaaagggaaaacctAGCCCACTGTACAAGCGGGGCGCACCTACTTCTTCTTTGCATATGTGCacgtatacacatacacCAACAAACACGGGTGCGTTATCCAAGCAGTGAACCCCCCCCCAATTGGGTTCGACCACATTTGCTTATTTTCTTAGCAAAAGCAAACTTGCTAAATTGCGCTCACCTATGACGGCGAAAATTgtagttttttatttcttcgtcTAAATTCATGATAGTTCCGTGCACCGCTTCCACTGGAGTAGAGCCACCTGATCTATCGTTTTTATCCATATAGGCAAAATTATACGCATACGATCCGTCAAAGTGTGGATTGTTTTGTGCTGCTTCGTCAAATTTGGCATTCTTTTTGGAATGCTTACTCACCTTTTGGGagtcat
The sequence above is drawn from the Plasmodium cynomolgi strain B DNA, chromosome 10, whole genome shotgun sequence genome and encodes:
- a CDS encoding hypothetical protein (putative); its protein translation is RAYFKNVDLQEYLKPVQFVSGGFLNNKKDVPSAQQDANKLNSTLSDDDSDDFNKYDVFKHFTFDFNFDKKKDENDFIKSNLKKYNLKQLKEKDKKFFEIYGLGFKILRKMGYQDGIGNKIKTNIAPIELQKKHVTFLEEKPQENSNDSSSDVDLYTQQSYIDIFNEQLYRKNLWKKKHKYNKFWSFKKTKNWVTTQLKYNASINPNFQLYHDGDKSDDEQANNLRNTQNMLFDHIKNITLQYCDVVKKQQEVETKLRNYHSSGFQKDIYKIHVLILKNILTYKYLLNLHTTLAYPSLFNNATFNEYLFRVKRHELKIEEDDGGNRADQNAEHCADHSVDQYAEHYDDGDAHPRGHQYVCNSPKGGRTTKLINIQPKHLTNPYSEGGAGEKGNKTYWDLNYSKSLTFEEKLNNLLTSNYKLLCQNKYFKSAPKTVGASSHYTGTYKTMDDLQHIFDLINIKNIEIEKGKDPLLLSDLYTSVFFIYENSQFLYLNIRVSRFFLEFLRIYFHNNKELIKKQFLCDDKDVEEASTTIWENSKKIFSSESSKISDSLKSSESSKISESLKNSESSKISENSKSSESLENSQHREAHSEATQNAPTAKDEEVSPSEQAPPHTSSQNKQPTFNQNDIKYIICLKKIVLMGAEQNSMIEYRKIEKKFDNIIYYTYVYPALYRKKFPELYNHLKLFKDAINIRYYKNILTLFIEKRIMSNVENIENGEIQEHTLQDVQKKLSILFDINKQFDIDSNLSRYYTHYIFPYLQKFDLSENYIELIKLALMENIYKKEIFETVVKRIICELIDIDFVNDDFVQRLRKVMILHKCVDDTIVFLIFKVYFFYNFSKHVCDYLRELNASYVQKNELKNSAHKMEALFAPEEGVPSEELKKLMLTNKKKEIYETFKKVKDVFENNLMKDNSIKNIMFSILNVIKTYLLQEKIVTFPVEMVLDFDKSKICSDDNLNYYYLYKDIKIPVPLYAVPQRINKVFEINYMPNVRKNHMTDESKSSYVFSPKKYVNLMNKIEDDVNQYRRNSQDDENMNVKNYIETYCVQNDILFLQKNDRKINGNVVYSINNLSIYISNNIIYLYENHEWKPTLLRDLLAKF